A genomic window from Paucibacter sp. KCTC 42545 includes:
- the tuf gene encoding elongation factor Tu has protein sequence MAKSKFERTKPHVNVGTIGHVDHGKTTLTAAIATVLSAKFGGEAKAYDQIDAAPEEKARGITINTAHVEYETANRHYAHVDCPGHADYVKNMITGAAQMDGAILVCSAADGPMPQTREHILLARQVGVKYIIVFLNKCDMVDDAELLELVEMEVRELLSKYDFPGDDTPIIKGSAKLALEGDKGDLGEQAIMRLADALDTYIPQPDRAVDGAFLLPVEDVFSISGRGTVVTGRVERGIIKVGEEIEVVGIRDVQKTTVTGVEMFRKLLDQGQAGDNVGILLRGTKREDVERGQVLAKPGSIKPHTHFTAEIYVLSKEEGGRHTPFFNNYRPQFYFRTTDVTGAVELPADKEMVMPGDNVGITVKLIAPIAMETGLRFAIREGGRTVGSGVVATILA, from the coding sequence ATGGCAAAGAGCAAGTTTGAACGTACCAAGCCGCACGTCAACGTCGGCACCATCGGTCACGTTGACCATGGCAAGACCACGCTGACGGCTGCAATCGCAACCGTGCTGTCGGCCAAGTTCGGCGGCGAGGCCAAGGCCTACGACCAGATCGACGCAGCCCCCGAAGAAAAAGCGCGCGGCATCACGATCAACACCGCTCACGTTGAGTACGAAACGGCTAACCGCCACTACGCTCACGTTGACTGCCCCGGCCACGCTGACTATGTGAAGAACATGATCACCGGCGCCGCTCAGATGGATGGCGCGATCCTGGTTTGCTCGGCTGCTGACGGCCCAATGCCCCAGACTCGCGAGCACATCCTGTTGGCTCGTCAGGTCGGCGTGAAGTACATCATCGTCTTCCTGAACAAGTGCGACATGGTCGACGACGCTGAGCTGCTGGAACTGGTCGAAATGGAAGTGCGCGAGCTGCTGTCCAAGTACGACTTCCCCGGCGACGACACCCCCATCATCAAGGGTTCGGCCAAGCTGGCTCTGGAAGGCGACAAGGGCGACCTGGGCGAGCAAGCCATCATGCGTCTGGCCGATGCACTGGATACCTACATCCCCCAGCCTGACCGTGCCGTTGACGGCGCTTTCTTGCTGCCTGTGGAAGACGTGTTCTCGATCTCGGGTCGCGGCACTGTGGTGACCGGTCGTGTTGAGCGCGGCATCATCAAGGTCGGCGAGGAAATCGAAGTCGTCGGTATCCGCGACGTTCAGAAGACCACCGTCACCGGCGTGGAAATGTTCCGCAAGCTGCTGGACCAAGGTCAAGCAGGCGACAACGTCGGCATCTTGCTGCGCGGCACCAAGCGTGAAGACGTCGAGCGCGGCCAAGTTCTGGCCAAGCCCGGCTCGATCAAGCCGCACACCCACTTCACTGCTGAGATCTATGTTCTGAGCAAGGAAGAAGGCGGCCGTCACACGCCTTTCTTCAACAACTACCGTCCCCAGTTCTACTTCCGTACGACTGACGTGACCGGCGCTGTTGAGCTGCCTGCAGACAAGGAAATGGTCATGCCTGGCGACAACGTCGGCATCACCGTGAAGCTGATCGCTCCGATCGCCATGGAAACCGGTCTGCGCTTCGCTATCCGCGAAGGTGGCCGTACCGTGGGTTCGGGCGTGGTTGCCACCATCCTGGCCTAA
- the secE gene encoding preprotein translocase subunit SecE: MSNPQVETVTTSADKVKLGGAVLLLAAALVAFYALAKQGPVAQWAALLVLLAGAVAAFFTSESGKSLIAYGRDSLREVRKVVWPTHKEARQMTGYVFAFVVVMALFLWLTDKTLEWVLYDLILGWKR, from the coding sequence ATGTCCAATCCTCAAGTTGAAACAGTGACGACCAGCGCCGACAAGGTGAAGCTGGGCGGCGCCGTATTGTTGTTGGCTGCTGCCTTGGTGGCGTTCTACGCGCTGGCTAAGCAGGGTCCGGTGGCTCAGTGGGCTGCCTTGTTGGTTTTGTTGGCAGGCGCTGTGGCTGCTTTCTTTACCTCTGAGTCTGGCAAGTCCTTGATTGCTTATGGTCGCGATTCTTTGCGTGAAGTCCGCAAAGTTGTGTGGCCGACGCACAAGGAAGCGCGCCAGATGACGGGCTATGTGTTTGCCTTTGTCGTGGTGATGGCCTTGTTTCTGTGGCTGACGGACAAGACGCTGGAATGGGTGCTGTACGACCTGATCCTGGGCTGGAAGCGCTGA
- the nusG gene encoding transcription termination/antitermination protein NusG — protein sequence MTEELQSIVPTEAAAAPVGLPKRWYVVHAYSGMEKAVERNLRERIDRAEMQEKFGRILVPTEEVVELKNGKKAVTERRFFPGYVLVEMVMDDDTWHLVKHTSKVTGFVGGAKNRPAPISEAEVMKIVSQMQEGIEKPRPKVEWMVGEIVRVKEGPFTDFNGAIEDVNYDKSKVRVSVTIFGRATPVELDFSQVEKV from the coding sequence ATGACTGAAGAGCTGCAAAGCATTGTCCCCACCGAAGCGGCCGCCGCGCCCGTCGGTCTGCCCAAGCGCTGGTATGTGGTTCACGCCTATTCCGGTATGGAAAAGGCGGTTGAGCGCAATCTGCGCGAGCGTATTGACCGCGCCGAGATGCAAGAGAAGTTCGGCCGCATTCTGGTTCCCACCGAAGAAGTGGTTGAGCTGAAGAATGGCAAGAAGGCTGTGACGGAACGCCGCTTTTTCCCTGGCTATGTGCTGGTGGAAATGGTCATGGACGACGACACTTGGCACTTGGTCAAGCACACCTCTAAGGTGACCGGTTTTGTGGGTGGCGCGAAGAATCGCCCGGCCCCCATCTCCGAGGCTGAAGTGATGAAGATCGTCAGCCAGATGCAAGAGGGCATCGAGAAGCCGCGGCCTAAGGTCGAGTGGATGGTTGGCGAGATCGTGCGCGTCAAAGAAGGCCCGTTCACGGACTTCAATGGCGCCATCGAGGACGTCAACTACGACAAGTCCAAGGTTCGCGTTTCGGTCACGATTTTCGGCCGTGCGACTCCCGTGGAGTTGGACTTCTCGCAAGTCGAAAAGGTTTGA
- the rplK gene encoding 50S ribosomal protein L11, translating to MAKKIVGFIKLQVAAGKANPSPPVGPALGQRGLNIMEFCKAFNAQTQGHEPGMKLPVVITAYADKSFTFVIKSAPATALIKKLAKIDKGSPRAHLDKVGKLTRAQLEEIAKIKVKDLTAADLDAAVRTIAGSARSMGVLVEGV from the coding sequence ATGGCCAAGAAAATTGTCGGCTTTATCAAGCTGCAAGTTGCGGCAGGCAAGGCTAACCCCTCGCCGCCAGTCGGTCCTGCGCTGGGTCAGCGCGGTCTGAACATCATGGAATTCTGCAAGGCGTTCAACGCTCAGACCCAAGGCCATGAGCCGGGTATGAAGTTGCCGGTGGTCATCACCGCCTACGCAGACAAGAGCTTCACCTTCGTCATCAAGTCGGCTCCTGCCACTGCGCTGATCAAGAAGCTGGCCAAGATCGACAAGGGTTCGCCACGTGCGCACCTGGACAAGGTCGGCAAGCTGACTCGCGCCCAGTTGGAAGAAATCGCCAAGATCAAGGTTAAGGACTTGACTGCTGCTGATCTGGACGCCGCTGTTCGTACGATTGCTGGTTCCGCTCGCTCGATGGGCGTGCTGGTGGAGGGTGTCTGA
- the rplA gene encoding 50S ribosomal protein L1, which produces MAKLTKRQKALQGKVETTKLYSLGEALDLVKSLATAKFDESIDVAVQLGVDAKKSDQVVRGAVVMPHGIGKTTRVAVFAQGAKAEEAKAAGADVVGMEDLAERIKAGDMPFDVVIASPDTMRIVGTLGQVLGPRGLMPNPKVGTVTPDVATAVKNAKAGQVQFRVDKGGIIHGTLGRRSFENDKLEGNLRALIEALNKSKPATSKGVYLRKVAISSTMGVGARVDVGSINAQASA; this is translated from the coding sequence ATGGCAAAGCTGACTAAACGCCAAAAGGCCTTGCAAGGCAAGGTCGAGACCACCAAGCTGTATTCGCTGGGCGAAGCACTGGATCTGGTCAAGAGCCTGGCAACTGCCAAGTTCGACGAGTCCATCGACGTTGCTGTGCAACTGGGCGTGGATGCCAAGAAGTCTGACCAAGTCGTTCGCGGCGCGGTCGTGATGCCTCACGGTATCGGCAAGACCACACGCGTGGCCGTGTTCGCCCAAGGCGCCAAGGCTGAAGAAGCCAAGGCCGCCGGTGCTGACGTGGTTGGCATGGAAGACCTGGCAGAGCGCATCAAGGCTGGCGACATGCCCTTCGATGTGGTCATCGCCTCGCCTGACACGATGCGTATCGTTGGTACCCTGGGTCAAGTGCTGGGTCCTCGCGGCCTGATGCCTAACCCCAAGGTCGGCACCGTGACGCCTGACGTCGCTACTGCTGTCAAGAACGCCAAGGCTGGTCAAGTCCAGTTCCGCGTTGACAAGGGCGGCATCATTCACGGCACCCTGGGTCGTCGCTCGTTCGAGAACGACAAGCTGGAAGGTAACTTGCGCGCGCTGATCGAAGCGCTGAACAAGTCCAAGCCTGCTACCAGCAAGGGTGTCTACCTGCGCAAGGTTGCCATCTCCTCCACCATGGGCGTTGGCGCTCGTGTGGATGTCGGCAGCATCAACGCTCAGGCATCGGCCTAA
- the rplJ gene encoding 50S ribosomal protein L10 — protein MSLNRNEKAAVVTDVAAQAAKSQTLALAEYRGLTVEALNKLRVDARSKGVYLHVLKNTLARRAVAGTPFEAAAESMVGPLIYGFSEDAVAAAKVIADFAKTNDKLIIKGGAYGGKALDANGIKALASVPSKEVLLAQLLGLMQSPVSRFARVVAAVAEQRGAPAEAAVAEEAAPAA, from the coding sequence TTGAGTCTCAATCGCAACGAGAAAGCAGCCGTCGTTACGGATGTGGCAGCCCAAGCGGCTAAGTCGCAGACCCTGGCGTTGGCCGAATACCGTGGCCTCACTGTGGAAGCCTTGAACAAGCTGCGCGTCGACGCACGTTCCAAGGGTGTTTATCTTCACGTGCTGAAGAACACCCTGGCACGTCGCGCTGTCGCCGGCACGCCGTTCGAAGCTGCTGCAGAGAGCATGGTCGGTCCGCTGATCTATGGCTTTTCTGAAGACGCTGTTGCAGCCGCAAAAGTCATCGCTGACTTTGCGAAAACCAACGACAAACTGATCATCAAGGGCGGCGCCTATGGCGGCAAGGCCCTCGACGCTAACGGCATCAAGGCCTTGGCATCTGTGCCCAGCAAGGAAGTCCTGCTGGCTCAGTTGTTGGGTCTCATGCAGTCGCCCGTCTCGCGCTTCGCGCGTGTCGTGGCCGCTGTGGCCGAGCAGCGTGGCGCCCCGGCAGAAGCCGCGGTTGCCGAAGAAGCTGCTCCTGCAGCTTGA
- the rplL gene encoding 50S ribosomal protein L7/L12: MAFDKDAFITALDAMTVLELNDLVKAIEEKFGVSAAAMAAPAAGGAAAGAAAAEEQTEFNVILADVGANKVSVIKAVREITGLGLKEAKDLVDAAPKAVKEGVSKADADAAKKKLEEAGAKVDVK, translated from the coding sequence ATGGCATTCGATAAAGACGCATTCATCACCGCCCTGGACGCAATGACCGTTCTGGAACTCAACGACCTGGTCAAGGCCATCGAAGAGAAGTTCGGCGTGTCCGCCGCTGCTATGGCTGCTCCTGCAGCTGGTGGCGCTGCTGCTGGTGCAGCCGCTGCTGAAGAGCAGACCGAGTTCAACGTCATCCTGGCTGACGTCGGCGCCAACAAGGTGTCCGTCATTAAGGCTGTCCGCGAAATCACCGGCCTGGGCCTGAAGGAAGCTAAGGACCTGGTTGACGCCGCTCCTAAGGCTGTCAAGGAAGGCGTGTCCAAGGCTGACGCCGACGCCGCTAAGAAGAAGCTGGAAGAAGCCGGCGCCAAGGTCGACGTCAAGTAA